The Chryseobacterium indicum genome includes a window with the following:
- a CDS encoding putative DNA modification/repair radical SAM protein: MNFDRLKEKLEILADAAKYDVSCSSSGGSRKNKKGALGDSSASGICHTYTEDGRCVSLLKILLTNHCIYDCAYCVSRSSNDIKRAAFTVEEVVDLTINFYRRNYIEGLFLSSGIFKNADTTMERLVRVAKKLRLEENFNGYIHLKSIPGASDELMQEAALYADRLSVNLEIPTESGLKLLAPEKNRQDMLNPMKYIQNGIAQYKDEKKLFRKTPKFAPAGQSTQMIVGATNENDLQIIKVADHFYKNFSLKRVYYSGYVPVLEDKRLPALTTEVPMLRENRLYQSDWLMRFYGFKAEEILDPNMPFLDLEVDPKLSWALRHLDQFPVNLQTADYQMILRIPGIGVKTAQKIVSARRFQVLNMDHLKKLGAAVNRAKYFIDFNAGNAFLKYLTNQNLKKLLIGGSSSKFHNQFSQQLTLF, from the coding sequence ATGAATTTTGACCGCCTGAAAGAAAAACTTGAGATCCTTGCCGATGCAGCGAAATATGATGTTTCCTGCTCATCAAGCGGTGGTTCGAGAAAGAATAAAAAAGGTGCTTTGGGAGACAGCTCCGCAAGCGGAATCTGCCATACTTATACGGAAGACGGACGATGTGTTTCTCTTCTCAAAATTCTATTAACCAATCATTGCATTTACGATTGCGCTTACTGTGTTTCCAGAAGTTCAAATGATATTAAAAGAGCTGCTTTTACTGTGGAGGAAGTGGTAGATTTAACGATCAATTTTTACCGCAGAAATTATATTGAAGGCTTATTTTTAAGTTCAGGAATTTTTAAAAACGCGGATACGACGATGGAACGTCTGGTTCGTGTGGCAAAAAAACTGCGTCTTGAAGAAAACTTTAATGGTTACATTCATTTAAAATCGATTCCCGGAGCAAGTGATGAACTGATGCAGGAAGCTGCTTTGTACGCCGACCGTTTATCCGTCAATCTTGAAATCCCAACCGAAAGCGGACTGAAATTGCTGGCTCCTGAAAAAAACAGACAGGATATGCTTAATCCGATGAAATATATACAGAACGGGATTGCACAATATAAAGATGAGAAAAAACTTTTCCGGAAAACGCCAAAATTTGCTCCTGCAGGCCAATCTACACAAATGATTGTAGGTGCAACGAATGAAAATGATTTACAGATCATTAAAGTTGCCGATCATTTTTATAAAAATTTCAGTCTGAAAAGAGTGTATTATTCAGGTTATGTTCCTGTTTTGGAAGATAAAAGATTACCTGCGCTTACGACTGAAGTTCCGATGCTTCGTGAAAACCGTTTGTATCAGTCGGATTGGCTTATGCGTTTTTATGGTTTTAAAGCCGAAGAAATACTGGATCCGAATATGCCGTTTTTAGATCTTGAAGTAGATCCCAAATTAAGCTGGGCTTTGCGACATTTAGATCAGTTTCCTGTTAATCTTCAAACTGCTGATTACCAGATGATTTTAAGAATTCCGGGAATCGGAGTAAAAACTGCACAGAAAATTGTGAGCGCAAGACGTTTTCAGGTTTTGAATATGGATCATCTTAAAAAGTTGGGAGCAGCAGTAAACCGCGCAAAATATTTCATTGATTTTAACGCAGGAAACGCCTTTTTAAAATATCTGACAAATCAAAATCTTAAGAAATTGCTGATTGGCGGAAGTTCTTCGAAATTTCATAATCAGTTTTC
- a CDS encoding hydroxymethylglutaryl-CoA reductase, degradative yields MNHKPVEGFSKLTKQGKIDWLVNEYLEGNEEYQNILNQYWNENADLQKLHDEFSENTISNFYMPYGIAPNFLIDGKLFALPMAVEESSVVAAASKAAKFWIDKGGFKTTIINNEKLGHTHFIFNVESHKLLHFFNFKLKKKLLEATEDITANMRKRGGGILDIKLVDKTSEMPNYYQLKASFDTVDSMGANFINSCLEQFGKTLKQEVAVSEDFSQEEKNSLQIVMNILSNFTPDCIVRAEVSCKIEDLKDDSGISNEEFAWKFKQAVTIAEIEPFRATTHNKGIMNGVDAVVIATGNDFRATEACAHAYAARNGRYSSLTHCTTDNGIFRFWIDLPISVGVVGGLTNLHPLVKFSLALLGKPSAQELMSILAVSGLAQNFGALRSLVTTGIQKGHMKMHLFNILNQFNATEEEKQYFVTYFKDKTVSHHEVIAELEKLRNK; encoded by the coding sequence ATGAATCATAAACCCGTTGAAGGTTTTTCCAAATTAACAAAGCAGGGGAAAATCGACTGGCTCGTAAACGAGTATCTTGAAGGAAACGAAGAATATCAAAATATATTAAACCAATACTGGAACGAAAATGCTGATTTGCAGAAACTTCACGACGAATTTTCTGAAAATACTATTTCCAATTTCTATATGCCTTACGGAATTGCTCCGAATTTCCTCATCGATGGAAAACTGTTTGCGCTTCCGATGGCAGTGGAAGAAAGTTCTGTAGTAGCGGCAGCTTCAAAGGCAGCAAAATTCTGGATTGATAAAGGAGGTTTTAAAACTACAATCATCAACAACGAAAAACTGGGGCATACCCACTTTATTTTTAATGTTGAATCTCATAAACTGCTTCATTTTTTTAATTTTAAACTGAAGAAAAAATTACTGGAAGCGACGGAAGACATCACAGCGAATATGAGAAAGCGCGGTGGTGGGATTTTAGACATTAAACTGGTCGATAAAACATCCGAAATGCCCAATTATTATCAGTTGAAAGCAAGTTTTGATACGGTAGATTCGATGGGCGCGAACTTCATCAATTCCTGTCTGGAACAGTTTGGAAAAACTTTAAAGCAGGAAGTTGCGGTAAGTGAAGATTTTTCTCAGGAAGAAAAGAATTCTCTGCAGATCGTGATGAATATTCTGTCCAATTTTACTCCGGATTGTATCGTAAGAGCTGAGGTTTCCTGCAAAATCGAAGATCTGAAAGACGACAGCGGAATTTCCAACGAAGAATTTGCATGGAAATTCAAACAGGCGGTAACGATTGCTGAAATTGAGCCTTTCCGTGCGACCACTCACAATAAAGGAATTATGAATGGAGTAGACGCGGTTGTAATTGCAACAGGAAACGATTTCCGTGCAACAGAAGCCTGTGCTCACGCATACGCAGCGAGAAACGGAAGATATTCTTCTCTCACACATTGTACCACAGACAACGGAATTTTCAGATTCTGGATCGATCTTCCGATTTCGGTAGGTGTTGTTGGCGGTTTAACGAATCTTCATCCTTTGGTAAAGTTCTCTTTGGCGCTTCTTGGAAAACCTTCTGCTCAGGAATTAATGAGTATTTTGGCGGTTTCCGGATTAGCTCAGAATTTTGGAGCGTTACGATCTTTGGTGACAACAGGAATTCAGAAAGGACATATGAAAATGCATCTTTTCAATATTCTGAATCAGTTTAATGCAACTGAAGAGGAAAAGCAATATTTTGTGACGTATTTTAAAGATAAAACAGTGAGTCATCATGAGGTGATTGCGGAATTGGAGAAGTTGAGAAACAAGTGA